GAGAGCCGACCCTTGACGTCCGACTGTGTACAAGTTTTGTCCATTCCACATGGTGGCTAACTGATGACAAAGTTGAAGCAACACCCAGGCGGCCAGGCCGGCCGGACAGATGGAGCTCCTACAATGATGAATTGAGGCCATTCGTGCTTCCACAAAGTGAATCGATCGAACGCGAGATCAACTCGCAACTCATTGACGTATCTCGTATTATCATGGCAAGGCGATCCACGTACAACACTGCTCGGAGCTTGCCATCCAACGACTTTTCTGACGGGCGCGCAACCCAAGCCTGGAACCACGGCTTCAAATCGCCGATGATACTTGCACACTCGATTCTAGTGCTAGGAAGGTACTCATGCGGATATAAAGTGAAACGGCATAGTAAATTTTTTAAGACAAATTGATGTTCAACTTCTTGACACGACATGGAATGGAACTGCACAAACTCTCTTATAGCACATCGCAGTAGTAAATCGAAATAGCACTAGGTTATGATTCTTAAGAGAGAAAGTGCAAACTTAGATTATCATACATGTACCACACAGGATATACTAGACAGAAAGAACCACAAAGGGAAAAATAAATGTGTACCGAGGATAACATATATACATCACGTATGATTATGAAGCAATCACAGAAACTAATCAAAATGAACGTTTTCATCCTTGTATGAAAACCGATCAATTTATTAGCACCAGCAGTTCGTGTCAACACAAGTTGAGCACAAATGAATGTGATCATCACAAAAGAACCAGCCAACGATACTACACACGTTTTTCTTCCTTGCCACACTTTTCAGGCAAAGGGAGCAACTAACTGATCAATCCATTGGCCACCAGAAGTATATGTGCCcacagaagaaagaaagaaagaaagaaagaaagaaagaaagaatgcaCAAGTATATGCCCCTACCAGCTTCATCAGTGTATGCCTAATTCTCTACCAACTAAACGATCTGCAAAACGCTTCTATTCGTAGGCAGCAGACCAACTCAACTACTAATCTAGCGAAATCTCTTGGTTTTCTGCATCAAGACTTGGTTTTCAGTCTGAGCAGGCAAAATCTCTTGGTTTTCTGCATCACGATCTTGGCTTTCAGTCTGAACAGGCAAAATCTCTTGGTTTTGTGCATCGAGATCTTGTCTTTCGCTCTGATCACGAAAAATCTGTTGTGCATTGAGAGCTTGGCGTTCAGCCCGAGCAGGCAAAGTCCCTTGGCTTTTTGCATGGGGATCTACTTCCTCTTTGGGCTTAGGAGGACCCAGGTAGAGGATGTCATAATGGTTGCCGGTGAACAGCAATGTCACACGCGCAAGGGGGACTCCAAAACAGATGTAGATTGGTTGAGCATCTCCTACATCGAACGGCAGCAATGTGAGGGGCACCTCAAACGCGCTTGCCAAGGCCCTCATTTGAACAATGTCCGCCCACTCACGACGCCGAGTAACGTGACGAAGACACCACTGTTTGTAGAGAAATGGGTCAGGCAAAAGTGACCGTGATGTGTCATGTATTGGAAATTCAGTACGGCGTAGTGCAAGGGAAGAGATGCTGATACTCACATCTTCCAAACTGCAATTTTGTCCAAGACCAGCTATATGCGGTTCATATTCCTCCCTGTCCGAGCATATCTCGATAGCTGCTAATAATCtgaggaaaacaaaaactgaCCAACAAAAGGTGTCAGAAGTATGAATTAGGATGACCTGAGGTGAAGATAAATTGAAGGAGTGTATCTCACTGTCTTCTGTTCTCTCGTAAGTGCTGAAGAACTCGAGAAGTTTCTGCTTACGGTGGCTGAAAAAGAGGCATGTTAGGTCAGTGAGATGGAAAGCATCGGGCCACACAACACTTTACTGGAATTGCAGAAAATGAGACATATGAAAAACCTGTTGGTTGATGGTCTGAAGTTGAATCTGCCTCGACTCTTCCAGCGCATTATTTTCTTTATCAGCTTCTTAAATGCCTGAAAGAGACAGTGAGTTGATAAATCGTATTTTGGTAAAATTGCATACAGCTGGCATTTTGCACGTACGAAGGAGTTTAAATGGAAGGCTATACCTTCGGTTACAGTAGTGCTTACATAATATTGATATTCAGTAACAAGATATGAACAAGCACAACTAGGATAACTCGCCTGAGAAACTTCAGTTATTATAATCTACTTTTAAGGATGAAAATTATTTAGGGACAGAGTAGTGAGATGACTACACCATGAGAATATTTGTGTGCTTCACGCTGTCACATTAGTATTGTTCCATTGAAAGTAAACTTATCTTTAGCTGCTTTTTTGTTACAACAATTGGGTTgttgttaaaattacaataaaCTTTGAATTTGAGCTTACGTCAACAGGGTGAAAACTGTAAGGGCAGGCCACTACTGCAAAGAAATTGTGCATCTGTTGCagatgataaaacatgatagTGAGACTACAAGATCCATCTTGAAATGTACTGTAACTTGAAGTGAATCGTCCCTTACAAGCTGTGGAGAAAGGTGGGAACTTACTTCGTGGCTCCTGGGAAACTCAGAGGCCCATACATAACGTGTATGTTGGATAGCCGCCCTTTCGGCAATAGCAAGGACACGCTGTTCCTCATATGTGTCTTTCATATCAATAACTTGCTCCTGTTGTGCATTGGTATCAACAAAGAGAGTTAGATCACAGAACATGCATCATATACcaaggaacagagagaagggaaaTTACAAGGTAGGAAAATATGAAGCTCCTGTAGAAACACTCCCCATCTCCTTCCACTGTCCTAATTTTTGAATACTTTTTATGAAGGATCATCAAATTCACCGGATCCTTTCGTCTTTCATGCCAATGGTTGACAAGGCGGTCGAAATAATAATTAAGGACTTGACTTGCATTGGTGGTGGACATTGTCTGCACCGTACACACAGACAAGGTAATTTAAGTTACACTGATTAGAACAAGCAGAGATCTAAAACGTGATAAACATATTTCAGTTTTCTGGTTTTCACGTTCTCCGGACATGATTGGAACCATGTCAGAGTTGAGTTCGACGCTAATTGGTTGTTGTTGAGTAAACATATGAAGCGTTTCATACACTCAACAGTACAAGGTCTACTGGTTCCATCACAATCCAGGGTTAATGCATGATTTATTCAGACAAGAAACATTCCATGCAAACAGTTAGTTGTACAGGAGTCATGAATGTCCACAGTACCATGTGACCTAGGATTTTGATCCTGACATTTCACAGATTTCCAATTTGAAAAATTATCAAAgggcaaaggctaaaaggaaCTCAAACCTCGTAAGCCACATGAGGTATCTCTGAAGGTCCTGCGGAATTTTGATTGATTCCTCCTCTACAGAAAACCTTTTCCACACGAGAATGGGTTAAGATCCATAAATCTTGCCAAAATTAGAATCAATTGTACAGAATGGACATCAACATCAAACATTTCAGAATAAAAAAACAGGGGAATATGAAATGTCGGGAATTTCTGTAGAATTTCGGAATCAAACAACTGGTGCTCCCAAAACATCTTAAATGAATCAACTATTTACGTGATATTATGTTTTGATCCTTCCGAGCCAGTTTTTCAGGTACCAACCAAGCAAACTTTGAAACTTCTCGACCAAATATCAGACTAAGCGGTCAGTGATTTGGCATGTGAATGGCCAATGATCTACAAAAAGCATGTGCAGTCCCAAATAAGCGTATACACTAACTGCGGCTATAACACCATTCATTTACACTGAAACCTCGCACATTTGGCTTCCGGATTTCTTGCCAAAATATCACCACAAACACTGATGAAGACATGATCCCATGAAgacaaaaataaacaagacATGGTCCCATTATTTCCCCACATTTTCTCTCTAGGTCGATAGCCTTTGGCAATAAATAACAACACGCATGAATCATCGTCATAGTATTTTTTTCCCCGACATTTAACACTGCCATGCATATTCAAGTTTTTGACAAACCCCAACAAGATCGTCACGTGTCTCTAAATTCCATACAGAATCACAAGAAGAGCTCCGAGTAATAATCAGGAAGTGCCTATTCCAGGCGTAACAACAAGTCAGATTAACAACCGCTCGGAATTTCATCCCCACTAATCTAAATCGCTACCAAGATTCCACAGGCAACTTCAAGATCACAGTTCCACGCTCCGAACACAAACAATGGCACAAGAATGCACGGAAAAGAGCCAATGATcacaaaaagagagaggaagaaacagAAGATTCAGGCTGCACCTTGTTCTTGCTGTAGTCTACAACCTTGCGCAGGAACGTCTTCTTGGCCTGAAATCAAGAGACAGCTCAAGTCGAACTCGCATAACtcgaagaaaaaacagaacaacGTACGCCCCCGCGACACCGCAAGCAAAGCCACGCGCCATCACCTGCTCCCTGCCGCCGGTTCCCGGGGAGCTCAGAGGAGACCATTCCGTGGTATTTTCCGGGGAAGGAGTTTTAGCGATCCCCTTGCCCTTCCGTTCGTCCCTCGGCGGAGACAGGCTCGCctccggaggaggaggaggaggagtttCCGCGGCCTTCTTGCCCTTCCCGTCGTCGTCCCCCGCCGTACCGGAGGACGACGCCTCGCCGTCGTGGGCGCCTCTGATCAGCACGCCGCTCCATCCCGACCGGGGCCGGTCGATGGTCACCTCGGAGagaagcagcggcgggcgTCGTCGGGAGCGCTGGGAGGTCGGGGCATGGGGAGGAAGCGGCGGGCGTCGTAGGGAGCGCGGGATGGTCGGGGCGGAGGGGGGTGCCGGCGGagagggggaggcggcggcgacattgccgccgccgtgctcggcTGCTGCGGCGCTCGGCAACCCAGTAGTAGAGGCGGGGTCCTCGCGTTGGGCTTGGCTTTGCTGCTCATCGGCCCGTGCTTCTTGGTTGGGGTCGTTCTTCTCGTCCGGGTCGATTCCTGAACCGGACCCGGGTTCCATCGCGGCCGGGGCGCGGAAAGGACTGGTTTGGGAATTCGGCTTAACCCGAGGGCGTTACGGGGGAGCTTGTGAATGGACCTGGTTGATAATGAGTCAAAGGATGGGTGGTTATTTATAAAGATTGCATTCGTTGTGATTTGTGAAAGGCTCGATGggtctttgtttttttgacaCAAGGCTCGATGGGTTTGGTACTTTGGTTAGTTATCGCAGCGTTTTTTCctctaaaaataaataaataggtaccgaatgtttttcttcttcttctagttTTACAAGTCTTTTCCAAATTTAAAtactctgtccaacaaaagatgtgctaagtttatcaaaatttgaatatatctagacatgacttaatgtatagatgcattcaaatttaggcaaatttgagactacaagacggaggaagtaaagGAATTCCGGCAGCCTAAAGTTGCACATTAACGAGAGCAAAACTGTAAACGATAGAGTTATGCAATTCTAGCAAAATGCCACCACAACTTTTGCTCCATAAGGCAAGGCGCTGGGTCAGAGTttcaataaaataaataaatatggttgtgtgcatccgAGAATGCAGAGATTGAGAGGTCTATTTTTCTAAACATAATCTAGGATTGCAAGCCTGAGAATGTCGTTGTGTTCTAGCGCTGCTTATGGCGATGGTGCCTAGTCACCTTAACAAAGAGTGGCCCTGATTTCCTCGTGCCTTAGTGATTTTCGTTTCTCCTTAGCGACAATGTGAGTGATTGTTCATCTGATGCTTGATGATTAATTGGACTACAAATATCAGATACTCCGTATTCCAAAAGCTGAAGTGCGAAAAAAGATCACTGGAAGTGGAATCAGAATTCAGATTGTATATAAAATTTCGAAAACAGATGTCAGTTGATTAGGGTCATGCCATTGAGAAGACAAAAATATTGATATTTATGTACGAGAAATATGcaccttccgatccataaaaaatgtctcagattctgtactaacttagtactaaacctgcgacacttattatgtatcggaaaaaataatttttactaaatcatcgacatttattatggatcagagggactACAATTTGAAAGCACAAAGCAATAAGGGCTCATATGTGCAGCAAAAAAATACTGTAGGTGACTAGACGGAGAGGACTAGGTTGGACCAACACCACGAACACGTTAGCACGAATCTAAACACAGAACCAAACGGTCCTAAAATCGACAGGAACTGGAAAAAAACACCCGCGTGGACGCCAGCAAAAACGGAAAAGAAATAGGACTATGAACCAGTACACAATACAATAAGGTTTTGGCGttcttggtaaaaaaaaaaggtttggcGTTATTCAACCAAATCCGATTAAGTTCGCCCCAAGAGCTACAAGTCTGTACGGCTCCTTCGCTGTTGATTAATTAGCCGCTCGTGTCCTCTTTTCCTCGCCTCCTTGAGTCCTGAATTTCCTGATCGTCCCCTGAAAAACAAACGCTAGTCCTTACATATCGACCCAGCCCAGCCAAGCCCAGCCTGCCGGCATCGCTATCACCGTTCTTCGTCGCCGTGGCATCGCGTCCCTGCCATCTCCGCATTCGCCGGGCAGCCTGCCGCCACCATGAGCCGTGCTGACGCCGATATGTACGCTGCTGCCTGCGCCTCAGGTGCCGTGGCGGCCACGTTGGGAAACATTGTTAGTACTTTTTGCGGAACCGGGACCGGAGGCGAAGTGAGTAGACAAATTGGATCTATTCTTCTCGCATTGTGATTATTAGTTCAGATTTTAGGAATTTTTCTAAAAGTTTATATCAATATATTCATATTATGATAAttgtggattttgtttgcACGACGGATCCCTGGGGTACCCTACTTCAAGCTTAATGAAATCAGTGGTATTGCTGCTGCCGACGCCTACTACAACAATGATGAAATTGATGAGATCAATATCTTTGCTGCCTATGCCGGTGAACGAGTAGAAGACAAGGTGAATTCTTCGGCGGAAAACCTTTTTTTCATCAAgatttatatttttgttcttgGACATGCTCATATATCTATGGACTACTATGTAATTTAACATCTTATCGAATCCAAGCTGCAAAACAACTCTTGTTAGTTCAATTACACTGAATCTCTCGTAAAACAATTATGATTTATCATGTTGAAGAAGTTACTATAAAAATAAACTATGCAACAAACCGTTAAGTGGCAAGCCAATGCACTCGGTATTACCCTAAATCGTGAAGTCACAATAAAGAACATCTAAGCACACATTTTTATATTATTTGTAATCTCGTTTCGTTTACTTATTTATGGAATTTAGTGCTACATGGTTATATTGATATTAGATCGATAAAGTCTTTCTGAAATATAGAGCTTGTTGATGTTTCTAAATGTGTTAATGTCCCGTGAGTGTATACATCCACCCATTGACTAATAATGTAATATAGTATACACAACTACCAATCTGAGCTAACTGACTGATCATCTATATAAGTATGATTAAACTATGATCATTAGAGCACTGATTAATTTTGTTATAAAAAGTTTTAATTACGTTagattattttcattttcttctcaagtttGACGTGTCACTGCTAATGGATATAATTTATGTCTGCTCTGTAAAGACCTAATTGGAATTTTATACTATATATCTCATTGTTATTGACTTTTTATTTCACTTTTACAGAGAAATAACAACTGGTTAAGCTACTTCATTCTGGCATTTCCCGTGATGATAGCCATCGTTTCAGTATTTGTCGTTGTGTTTAGAGCTGTTTAGTATTATTATGGTGTCCAATAGTAGTTTGTTGACTACTCCTTGGATTTCTTAAAGATCAATGCCACAAGagccatgcatgtatgcattaCTGACAGCTTCTAGTGGATaaacttttctttcttcagatTGTGGGACACTGccacccaccaccaccctGAATATATGTCAAATATAAAATGATTAATAACTCATGTGGAGTTGCTGTTAATTGAAGGATATATCTGTATCAAAGGTATTCTAGATGGTTTTCATGATGGTCTCCATGCATACGGCACGAATACACGTGATCGGTTTAACTAATAATTCAACGTAAAAAGATTTAACCCTGGCAAGACAAATGTCAACAGGACAGAACTAACCAGATTATAAATTCCAAGGTCCTCTTGGCACATGCGTACTGGGCTGCTCGCATAGCACGCTCTCATCCAATCGCTCACCATGCGTTACTGTCAGTAGTTCTAATCCTAACCACTCACAGTGTCCATTAACAAAAGGAAAGGATTCAGTATGAGATCTCAAAATGTGCGTAAATAAAGCTTGACAAGAAAATACCCATTCAGCCAAGAAAATGGAAGAAAGAACCAAACCAGGAATCCAAGAGAAAAGCAACTAAATGAACAAGATGACAAACTGCTGATTTAGAAGTGGCAATCAAGAAGAAGTGGATCACCGACGGGAGCGGCTTATACGGACCAAGGCCTTTACATGTACTAGTGCACGAGAGAGCTATCAGTTCAAACTGAATCATTGTTTGATATGATAAACCTGTATTGAAATTGAGAAAATCTGAACCTCTCGCTCCCTTTCATGATATGAAAACAAATGCAGGTATTCTGCACTGCACTATTCTGAACGGGATGGAACACATACATTTGACCATTTGACTAGAAAACAAGCATGTTCAACAAAAAGAAGTTGGTGTTTTGACTCACAACTCAACTGAAAAAGAGCAATCCTGAATAGATGATGATTTTAAATTGCCGCCGTGATGGAATCCTAGATTCATTAGTGCAAGCAATTTTGAGAAGAACACCACAcctgatgaaaaaaaattgacaggACGCTgacttctaaaaaaatattaatcagTGAGCTCAACTTGTTAAGACATTTCTGGGTGCATTCTCTATGGAATCCCATATTCTGTTTATGGATTCCGCACACCAGTTTTGTTGCACGTGCCAACTGCCAAGGTATTCTCCACATTACCTTCTGTTTCCATGCATTCTTTGCTTGCATTTGTTGCATCTTTTTTCTGTCACAAAGTGTACCGCTGTTTGAGGTCAACGTATGTTCATGTATGCCCAAGTGGAACATAATGGTGCAATGCGTAGAACTATCGCATGTTAATAGCTGATGTTTGATTAGCCTGGCATGGAGGAACAAGAGAGAGATGCATGTAATGTAACTCATCCGCGGTACTCTGTTTCATCAAGTGACCTCAGAAATTTTCAAATTCTTTATGCAAAAAGGAGAAATATTGGATATGATGGATCAAACTAACAAGTTTCCTTGTGCCAAGCGAAAACAATTCCAAACCAAACCATTTCCTTGGATGTTCAGTGACTAATATGATTTGACATATTAGATGACGAATATCTAAAAAACTCTGGAATAATATGGATTGACATGTATCCATGAAAGTCAAAAAATTATTACTTCTTAGATGAATGCACAATTGATCTAGAGTGTATAGATAATTTTGTTGTTAGATATTACAAACGCTAGAATATCTCACTAGGATATCAAGTTCTATAAAAGTGACATATATGGAAGTATAAATAGTGTCATTTTTTATAAACAGTTATTAACGAACTCAATTGAAACTCCATCTCTTTCAGTCACTTTGTTTAAGAAAAATTGCATTTATTGacactatttttcttttgtgaaaGAAAAAGTCTCGATGCTCTACTCAATTATTTGTGATCTCCAAACACAccttcaaatttgaaataaaacaaGGACTGGAATTTAGTAACAACCATAAATTAAATAtatagaagaaaacaaaacgatCATTAATTCAGTGGTAAAATTGAAATTATGCACGTCTTTGTGCGGAACTACGCACGTTATGTAAAATCTTGGATGTTCAGTGACTAATATGATTTGACAAGCGACTTGACTCACTAATGGTTCAATTTaatttgacaagtaattccggccggagaaAGCAACTCTTTTTTATCATCCCACAATTTTGTATTCGTGACAGTTTATGCTTATTTAATATTCAATTCACAGTTAAAATTAACGAAGTTAGTTAAAATTAAACTTGATTAGCTTAAACAAAGCCAAAACCACAAAATAGCTTAGCGAGAGAAGACGTCCACGGTTAAACAGTCTATTCTGGCGTGGAACGGCGGAAAGCGAATGAAGATATCCTGACGCACTGCAGTCACCAGGCGGCGGGCCAGCTGCTGTTCCCGGTCGCCACTTGTCCCAAGCCGACCGTGCCCGTAGCCATTGGGGGACAGGATCAGCCACGCCTGCTGGATCCTCTGCGGCCTCGGCCGCGCAGCACTGCAAGCACTCGGGCCACATGGCCATTCCAGATCCGAGGGCCATCGTGCTTCATTGTCGATCGAATTCCCTGCAACCAACTCCGCGGAATGCATTCCCGTGGCAGACACATCTAAGGCTTTGGCCAATCAGGCCAGGCAACACAGGAGATGACAGGCCACGGATCCGCAGCCTGTTTCAGTACTCACGCGGTCGCTGAACGCAAAACGACACATGTAAGTACTTATTTTTAGCTTGCGCAGAGAAAGGATgttgtttcttattttcttgTCTTCCGGTCCAGTTCAAAGTCTTGCACGGCTAAATTTGCCCCGTTTGGTCGTATGTGTATACAGGCTGGTGCTATATTAAATTAATTCATAATTGGTTTGCTTCTTCTCCATAGCACTTCATTCAACTACTGTCTCCTAATTTCAGAATGAAGCAAACCAGATACTACTTACTCCGATTACTAAAAATGCcatccattttgtactaactgggcgacactttttatggattcGAGGACTCTGTATGTAACATAGAAAACACTATATTACTCATAACTCCCAACTTGAGGAATATACAAGATACACAAACCTTTTTCAATAACTTGATCAATTATTTGTAGTCCCTCTACAACAAGTATCATCACAAAACAATTGCCAAAACTGTCCAGTACAATTTCTTTGTCCGCACTAAAAACTACTAAAATTCATTTTCGTAGACATGCCGGACAAGGCCGACCTCCTCCGTCCTCGATCTGAAACCATTACATAATTGACGAAACTTGGCTATTTTTACGCCACCAGCCGAAAGATGGCCTTTCTCAAGCATGAAGTGTGTCCAgattagagtaaatttcacaaaaccactacTCTATGGGCTACGTTTTCACGGAGCTACCATCTCAGGGGTTTGCATCAGTTTGCCACTACTTTAGGGTTAATTATTTTCAGTTTGACCAAACCTGGTTAAGCAATTTGACAGCAAAACTGACATTTTGGGGCCACATCTAAGGTCTTTGCCATTCTCAAAAAAACCCTaacctttttctcttttgccttacccctcatcttcttcccaCGGCacacctcctccttcttcttcccaccTCATCCTCCTCTGTTCCCCTCCCCCGGCAGCAGGCACGTCCCGACATCAGCGAGCACCACCGCCCAGAGCACCGGGGTCCAGGCGACCGCGAGCACCAACACAGCAGCCGCGGTGCGGGCGCGAGCCGGCGGACGGCGCGCCGGTGCAGGCAAGCGGGCGCGGGCTGCAGGGAGCGCGGGCAGGCCAAAGCGGCGGCACGGGCAGGCAGCGCGTGCGGGGGCAGGGAGCTTGGGCAGGCCAACgagggcaggcggcgggcgcgggcaggcCGCGCGGGCAACCGGTGCGGGTGCGGCAGGCAGCGCGGGCAGGAGGCGCGGGCACGGACCAGCGGCACGGGCaggaggcgcgggcgcagaCCAACGGCGCGGGCCGGCGGCTCGGGCaggcagaagcagcagcggaCGACCACCTCCTGAGCCGGTGAGGTGGCAGCCGGAGCAGGGGAACAAGAAGGGGGCGGAGGAATTAATGAAAATACAGGAGGCTAAATTGATAAATTGGCCGCCAGATAGGACCTTACATGTGGCCCCAACATGTCAGTTTGCTGTCAAATTGCTTAAACAGACAGGTTTGGACGAACTGAAAATAATTACCCCTAGAGTAGTGACAAACTGATGCAAACCCCTGAGGTGGTAGCTCCGTGAAACCCTAGTCTCTAGAgtagtggttttgtgaaatttactctccAGATTACAAAAGAGGATGTTCTCTAATTGTGAGATTGTCCAATAATGAATGATAGTGATCAACAGCACATCTCAGTAAAGTATTCGAGAAAAGCATatctctgtaaaaaaaatgatgaataGGAAAGGTAAACATCCATGATATAGACGTTATTCAAATATTTGCCAAGGGATTACCAGTGTAGCTGGGATTCACTTGGGACCTTTTTTGGGAGTCAACGAGTAGTATGCTGTTTGGCCAGTTAAGAGGATGGCTCAAGATTCGAAGGGGCAAAGTGAGATTTCAGAGTCAACATGTTCGACTGCCTTTTCTCTTGGGTTCATGTATAGCGAGTTACTGCTTATTGACTAATATAGGAGGATATTATGACAACAATTTTTGCAGCAACGAACTGAATAGCAGAAGCTATTCAAACTGATGTTGAAAGCCACACAATCCTAGATTTGCAAACATGGTTTTATCAGAATAGCAGAAGCTAAAAATGGACAAAGGTTTCATCAGAATGAAACACATCAGATACCCAACCCAATTAGAAATTTTTGTCACCTAACATGCTCGTCACTATTGACCCTCATGGCCTCATCACTACCTATGCATAGGTTTCCAGTTCTGCCATATAGGTCCTTTACAGTGCCGATTCACAAAAGCGTTTGATCAAATAATGCTATATTTCCATTTAACCTGAGCTTTTTAAACCAGACAATTAAATCTATGTAGACCTGTCTAATTCTCGAGACATACATTTCGCCGTGCCAATTCACAAAAGTGGAGTGTCAAAACATAACTAAGTTCCCCTCCATAACACAGAAGTTGAGTGGCAAAACCCCTCTAAGTTTCCCTTTAGAAAACACAGAAGTTGAGCAATCATCTCTGTCAAAATGGATCAGGAGATACATGATTCCTCGGTTATGAAAAAGTGAATAATCTGAAGAGAACAAAAATATGAATAAACGAGAAGAAACGCAACACTGTAGTTAGCTTGCTAAGatttacaaacaaaaaataactCAAGCAATTCATTCCGATTTACATCAGTGTACAAATGAGGTCATGTGTTGCACACACTGCAACAAAATGATGGCATGTGCATCCTCAATCGATATGCATCACATTCTCTGCTTAAGCTTCGTTAATGAGCATAAATTAGGATAGGGAATCATATGATACATGACGCGCAGCCTAAGCATCATGATGTATCATGGTCAGGTTATGAACAATGGTGAGATAAATCTGCAAGGTATTTTATCAGTTGATCATGAAGTACCACATCAACTTCCAAACGGAAGATAACACAAGCCACTTAAAAAAGAAGTGTAACATTTAATCCAAGACACCGGAATCATCAAATAGGGACCAATATCTCATAGCAGCAATTCAATCGTTTGAATTTAATATATGCTCAAGTGTTCCAACTAGTAAAatcagtgtttttttttaaaggggaagagtccccggcctctgcatcaagcgatgcacacagccattgGTAACATCAGTGTGATTTGCAACTCCTAGTACTCATGAAATTGTCCTAGACCCTATGATGAATATGTAAAAGAACCACAGTACCTTTTTGTGAAACGCCTCACAAATTAATTTAGCATTGTAGaatggtaaaaaaaacattagcATGCTGTTTCGTAATCAATTTAATCGATCCAAACTTGATTAGCTGAAGACAAAGCCAAAAAATAATTCAATGTCGAAAGCCAAGAGGAGACGTCCTGGTTGGCGGTTAAACGACCTGTGTGGAGA
This is a stretch of genomic DNA from Brachypodium distachyon strain Bd21 chromosome 1, Brachypodium_distachyon_v3.0, whole genome shotgun sequence. It encodes these proteins:
- the LOC100823427 gene encoding uncharacterized protein LOC100823427, translating into MEPGSGSGIDPDEKNDPNQEARADEQQSQAQREDPASTTGLPSAAAAEHGGGNVAAASPSPPAPPSAPTIPRSLRRPPLPPHAPTSQRSRRRPPLLLSEVTIDRPRSGWSGVLIRGAHDGEASSSGTAGDDDGKGKKAAETPPPPPPEASLSPPRDERKGKGIAKTPSPENTTEWSPLSSPGTGGREQAKKTFLRKVVDYSKNKVFCRGGINQNSAGPSEIPHVAYETMSTTNASQVLNYYFDRLVNHWHERRKDPVNLMILHKKYSKIRTVEGDGECFYRSFIFSYLEQVIDMKDTYEEQRVLAIAERAAIQHTRYVWASEFPRSHEMHNFFAVVACPYSFHPVDAFKKLIKKIMRWKSRGRFNFRPSTNSHRKQKLLEFFSTYERTEDIFVFLRLLAAIEICSDREEYEPHIAGLGQNCSLEDWCLRHVTRRREWADIVQMRALASAFEVPLTLLPFDVGDAQPIYICFGVPLARVTLLFTGNHYDILYLGPPKPKEEVDPHAKSQGTLPARAERQALNAQQIFRDQSERQDLDAQNQEILPVQTESQDRDAENQEILPAQTENQVLMQKTKRFR
- the LOC112270220 gene encoding uncharacterized protein LOC112270220 → MSRADADMYAAACASGAVAATLGNIVSTFCGTGTGGELNEISGIAAADAYYNNDEIDEINIFAAYAGERVEDKRNNNWLSYFILAFPVMIAIVSVFVVVFRAV